ATGAACATACCTCACGATTGTGTTTCATGATGACCATGTTGTGTTTTTCTTGAGTGGTGGATGACAGAATGCCGCACATGATGGCTGCCCCACTCTCGGAAGGCTGACGGGCACATGGCAGTTGGCCGCCGGCAACTTCCGCCAAGCAAAACAATCACGAGATCGGCGACTGCGACTTCATCCAAACATGCTTTCCTCTGGACTTGCTCGGTGCCTGAACGCACACAAAACCTGGTATCAAGAAAAGCCTTGACAATGAACAGCCTGCGGTCGTCATCCCTGCCAGGGGCCAGGCTACgacacaaccccatccacagCCTATCCCTCCGCTACCTTCTTATTGTGCCCATCCTATTGGCCATAGCAACCGCCGTTGTCCTCTTCCAACACTCGGATACCAACATCTATATGCTCTACTCACAATGCCATGCCCGTTCCCGCATCCCGTGGCTCAGTCATATTCCTCTGCTCGGAACTCCATCCTGCTTTCTTGTCTCCTTCTTTGGTGAAGCCGCGGCTTCTCTCCGCAGCTCGGTCATTCTCTCCGTCATCTTTtccttcctcgccggcctcctTACTGTGTCGACTGTCGAGGCAGCCAGGATATGCAATGCCCCTTCGATCTTGATCGCCTACCCAACTGGCTTGTGGCTCATCTTCGACCTCATCGGTGGCGCCTTTGTTTGggagctcatcatcatcccggCCTTCTTCCATCGCAGCCGCGCAATCATCACGTCCCGTCGCCAGGACCTTCCTACTTCTGACGTTCCCTCATCCGATCCGACATTTAGTGAAGCCATGCGCCACCTGACCAAGACCTCCGAGACCATTGCCATCCCCTTTGCCGTGGCCTTTGGCTTTATTGCGCCATCCATTCTGATGCTGGCCCACACAAGCCCGGTGACGGTTCTCATCTGGCTGTTGTTCCCGCTTTGGACAACGTTTCTTAGACAGTCGGCCCGCAAGCTCACCACACTGTCTCTGGTCAAGTTGAACGAGTCTTGGCAGGAAACTCTGCACCTCGAATCCAGCACTTTGGGTATGGTACGAGTCTaccttcttcccatcctGTGCTCGGTCGCCTCCCACATATTTTTGCTGTGGACCCTGTCCCAGCCAGACGATAGGAAAGAAATGACGCGGTCGACGCTAAAGTTCATTACCATCGACACTTTTTTTGTCGGGTTGACGGTCCTGTACTGGATCTTGGTTGAGGCCGGGTGGAGGGTGGCCGCTATGATGGTGTTCACCTCGGTAGTACTTGGCCCTGGCGCGGGTGTTTGCCTGGGATGGGTCTATCGGGAAGCGACACTCAATCTTGCAGGCGCTTCTGGGAGCGGAGTGACGGTTGTGGCGGTTGGTGCCGGCCCCgggaggagagaagaagggagtGAGCCAGGTGAAGGGACACCCCTCCTTCGTTAAGAACGAAGGATTTGTACATGTTTTGTAGAACCCATTGGCAAAGATATTCCAATTCCTTTTATACGTAGAGCCAAATTTGGTACATGCGTGTGCAGTTGTCGATTTGCCATTTGTTGGCTCATACTGAGCACAGACAGGGACTTGTTTGCGAGGAGAGGCGCCATTGCGGTGTGTGTACGGAGCGTGGAGAACTCACCCAGGCTCCTGGGCAGCTTTGTCTAGAGGTCTAAGAATCGAACAACATCTGGGTGGTGTACAAATCAAAGCACGACagtgtaggtaggtagagcAACGGTAATTAGATGTAGAAGACTTCGGCAAGACAACCGGGCAAGAGGGTGATCAAATCAAGCCCGTTCTCATATTAACAATGCTTCCACAGGGCCCCTCACGGTCAAGGGCCAATATCCCCACAAGACCGTCGAAAGCATGAATGTTAAACTCTGGGAGGCGAGAAATATTGCTGCACGACTTGATGGCCTGCACCAGCATCAATTACCTAAAAGAGACTGCAGAGGCGTGGTAGAATGCAGTTGACCTGACCCCCACGATGCGGAGAATGGCGACATCAGCCCCCAGAATGGCGTAAACATGGCTCACCCAATAAAAGTAAAAACGAGCCATCTGGCAAAACCACACACTGTCACATTATCTATAAAGTCTTCAGACTCACATGTTCGACCCTGTAAACTGCTGGTTGGGCCATCCAGTAGGGAATGTGGACCAGTCCATGCCGTACAGCTCCGGCCCAAAAGTGAAACCgctcaacacctcctcaaacgCATTACTCCCCGTTGTCACGCCGCTCGCGTGTGAAGGTGCCACAGGCGCCGGTATTGGTGGTTCTGTGACGGCAAGGCTTGGCAAGGCTATTGATGGAGCCGATGTAGCTGGTACAGATGGCTGGAACGTGTACAAGGCTGCTGGATCCGGTGTGAGCTGTGCGTGGCCAGCAAGCCTGGTGTCGATGGCAGATTTGATGACAGGCGCAGGGTCACTGGAGTTACGAGTCGGTGAATCGGGCGCGCCTTCAGGGAGCTTTAAACCGTGGGTGATTATCCGTTCGATATCCGCTTGCTGGTGCCATGTCAGTCATCTGACGCCTCAGTCATGGTGATTAGAGTTCAAACACTTACAATACTCGCAGCGGCCGGCCCAGTGGTAGATTGCTGGGCGGCCCTTAAGCAAACAGCAGAGAGCTCTTGAACTCGTTCTAGGGTAAATGCCAAGTCACCTGTACCGGTTTGAAGCCCATGATACAGAGCCCTCGTGCATTGATAAGCGCAGCCCGGCAGATCCAAGTCAGTGACAGGGACGCTGCTGCCCAGGGTCAGGAGCTGCGCAAACATGTCAGCCATGGCCCTTGCGTGATTATAGCAACCCTGACGGCTGCGGGCAACAAGATTAGGATCCAGCTGCTGGAGCATCGGCCGAGGGAGCGCCTCGCGCAGTCCTTCCAGAAAGAGGCGGTACAGATCGAGATGGCACTGTCGCCACCAAACGTGTGTCATGACAAAAATACCCAGCCTTGGTGAATAGGTTCGCAGACGCAGGTTCCCCTCGGACCATTTGAACGACGGCGGCAATCGTTCCTCGAAGCCTTCCAGCTCGGCCAACAGCTCGGCGCATCGCAATGGGAGAGTGGTCAGATCCTGTTGAGACCACGATGAGGCGGCCTGAGAGGTACACTGCAATATCCTTGCACGCATCCACTGGATACGCACATGAAGGGCCATAAATCCGAGAGCATCCGGCATTGGCGCGGTTCCAATGCCGGGctctggtggtggcggccTCAGGGACTCAGTGGCTTCTGGAAGGTCAAACTCGAAGTTCCTTTCGTTGCAGGGCAGGTGAACGTGGATTTGGCGCTCGGCATCGGGCCACAAAGCAACATCACGCTGCCCTGCGGAGATGGACGAATCGATCATGTACAGAGACCACATAAGTCGACGACGAGACTCTCGCGCCAAAAAACAGAGCTCTGGGTTTTCGTAGTTGAGTCGAAGAGCCGTGGCAAAGCGGCTGGCGAGTGCATGCAGCATAAAAGCACCCGAAAACCTCCTCGAGAAGATGCGATGCTCAACGGCAATCACCAGCGCCTGCAGACGGACAATCGATGGCTTCTCCAATCCCGCCAAGCACAGTGACACGGCCTCTTCCATACACTGGCTTCCATACTCGCCCATACCCGGACCCAGGTCAGTCAGCAAAGCGGTGATGGCAATGAGAGCAAGCACAAGAGACCTGTCGAGGGACCCGGCGTGGTAACGCTCCATCAGCGATGCCCGATGCAAGAAGGAGAACTTGGGGATATGGTGTACATGACGAAAGAAGGCGTCAAAAGCGCGCAGCACGAGGTCCTCCTCGGGTTCGGCTCGCGTAGCAGACGCCGGCGCAGGGCTTGCAGTACCGCTCGCAAAAGCGCTGCGTCCCGAGTGGCCGTCATCATAGGATGGTGAGTCTGGCGGATGGGCCGTCGCAGGTGGTGCGGATGttgctgaggctgctgatgctgtggcAGGGCTGGCCAGGGGAAGTGAGCGCTTTCCAGGGAGATAGACACAATGGAGGCCTTGAGCGGTGCACCGGTCACAGCTCGGAGTCGAACCACTGCAGcgagccttcttctcatggCAGTTCTGGCAGGCGCGGCGAACTCGGCGGCGAGGTATCGCGATGCGAGACACGGCGGCATCGGTCTGGACCACCTCCACGCCCGTGTGTTCGTCATAGgaacaaccaaaaccaagTCGCTCGCAGTTGGTACAGGTTCCCTTCCGACCATCACATCGGACCTTGCGGGCACGGCATGTTATGCACGTGTGTGCGGTGCGCTTTTGCTGTGTCCGGGGTGAGGCGCTcattggcagcagcagcttcggTGTCTAAGCCAAGCAGCATCAGGGCAGTCCGTGATGGTGGATGACGGCGACCGGGAGGATGACTGGCCCCGCAGTCTATCTCAAATGAATTGGCCTCGGTGGGCGGTTTGCGTTTGGCTGAGCGGGAAGATAATAATAAGCCAGGTCTCCAAATCACCCCAGGCATTTCGTGCTTGTTCTCTCGTGCGTTGTGTGTTTTTGAACTGTCCCTGGCAGCGACACCTCTTGATCCGAAGCCGAACCGCTAACCAAATCACCCACCGGTTGTTCCCGGCcgttggaggggaggcggCCAGGGCGCTCTGGTGTGGGTGCCGAGCCCTGCCAGCCGCCGGTCGGCCCGTCTGTATATCCTGGATGGGCGTAGACTCCGGAGTGAGATGATCCGGCAGTTGGCTCCGGTCTTCCATTGCATCCCGTCCCGGCACGCCGGTCTTCAGTCTTGAAAAATATATCTGAGCTTACCATCAACAAGCTTGCTTCATGGTCGATGGCATGGACACCCAGCACATGTTGGAAGTGAGGTAAGGTATCTTAGGTATGATCAAGTGAAGTATCCGGGATTCGGAGAGAGACTTGCGGGGCACTGTTCCTACACCCCACTGCGCACACCATTCGCATCCAATCTGCTGGACGCCGGGATTGGAGCCATCGTGATCGAAGGAAGCTCTGCAGATATCTGGACAATACAGAATTAAATGAAGGCTGGCTGATGCCTAAGCCGTTGTGGGACTGCTGGGCCAGCTGCCTGCTTAGTGTCCCGTGATCTCGCGCTCTTCCCCTGGCAGGGGCCACTGTTGCCTGCTCGACACGTCGCGCCTGCCAATAAAACAAGCAGCCACGAGAGAAGGTTGATCGAGTATAATTGCATTCAAACTCAAGACCTGATTTCAGCTTCCTTCAGGCTCTTGTGAATTGTGTGGCATCTCTGCTTGTTCATTCGTTAATTACCCTTCACCATCTACATACCTTTCTCCCTCCCGTCAGAATGCCGCCAAAACGtgccaagaaggctgccgctgccgcagCAGAACCTCCTCTCGATGGCTGCAAGATTGCCCTGAGCGGCACCTTTGCGGGCATGACCCAATCGGctgtcaaggccaaggcagaGGCTGTGGGTGCCACTGTCAGCACCGCTGTCACCGAAGACACGACACACCTCGTGGCCACCGAGGCCGACTTCAACAAGCCCTCAGCCAAAGTCACCAAAGCACAGACCCTAGGCATTCCCATTGTCAGCTTTGAGTGGCTGTCTCTCTCTGAACAAAAGAACAGGAAACAGGCTGAAGACGACTTCACGTTGGGCGGCACTGCTTCTACGAAGACCAGCACATCGCGGAAGAGAGCTGCGGTTGACAGCACCCCCGACACGGAAACTGTTGCACCACCGGCCAAGAAAAGCAAGGACGGTAATGCCAAGGTTGAAAATGGAGATGTCAAAGTCGAAGATGCTCCCCCAGAGCAGAAAAAGGCCAAGCAAGAGAAGGCACTTGGTGAGGGTCAGGTTTTGAAACGAAAAGACACTCGGATTCCAATCGATGATGGCTGTCCCTTTACGAGTTCGGTCGTGTACATTGATGCTGACGGCGTTATCTACGATGCCTCGTTGAACCAAACCAacgcctccaacaacaacaacaagttCTACCGCATTCAGGTCAGTTTTTCCAGAACACGTTTCCAGACGAGAGAGGAAGCCAGTTGCTGACAAGGAATGGCGATCTAGCTTTTGGTGGATCCTCAAGGAGTGTACAGGACATGGACTCGCTGGGGCCGTGTTGGTGATCACGGCCAAACCCAGGTTCCTGCCACAGGTTCGCTCGCAGAGGCCATCAAGCAGTTCGAAAAGAAATTCAAAGACAAATCGGGCATCGCTTGGGCCAACCGGGGCGACAACCCAAAGCCCGGTAAGTACGCTTTTGTGGAGAGGAACTACGAGGACGATtccgacgatgaagatgcgGCAGAAGATGAGTCCAAGGACAAAACCCGAGCCGGCGACTGGACGCCGCCAAAGTGCAGTCTAGACCCTGCGGTGCAGCATCTTCTGGAACTCATCTTCAACCAGCAGTACTTTGCCAACACAATGTCGGACCTCAACTACGACGCAAACAAGCTCCCGCTCGGCAAGCTCAGCAAGGCCACCATCACGCGCGGTTTCCAGTCACTAAAAGACCTGTCAgagctcctcgacgacaacacaCTGGCGCAGTCTAAGTACTCCATGACGTACGGAAATGCCGTAGAACAGCTGTCCAACACGTTCTACTCGCTCATCCCGCACAATTTTGGTCGCAACCGTCCACCCGTCATTCACACTCAGCAAATGGTCAAGAAGGAAATAGAACTTCTGGAAAGCCTGAGCGACATGAAGAATGCGGCCGAGATCATGAAGCTGGACAAGGTGGGCAACTACGATGTCCACCCCCTCGACAAGCAGTACGAGGGtctgaagatgaaggagatgacCGTCCTTGATCCCGCCACTCAAGAGTTTGCAGAGCTCAACAACTATCTGGTCAACACACGTGGGCACACCCACAATCACAGTTACCAAGTCGAAAACATCTTCCGCATCGAGCGTCAAGGCGAGAAGGATCGATTCGACGCCAGTGCGTTTGGCAAGCTCAACCAAAACAGGCGCCTGCTGTGGCACGGTTCTCGCGCAACCAACTTTGGTGGTATTCTCAGCCAAGGTCTTCGTATTGCTCCTCCAGAAGCACCTGTGAACGGCTACATGTTCGACAAGGGCATCTATCTTGCCGACATGGCCTCCAAGTCTGCAAACTACTGCTGCTCGTATCAGTCTGGCAATACTGCTCTTCTTTTGCTGTGCGAGGCTGAACTGGGTGACCCCATGCAGGAGCTGCTGCACTCTTCTTACAACGCCGCCAGTGAGGCCAAGCAGAAGGGCATGATTTCCACATGGGGCAAGGGAACAAACGGTCCACTGGCATGGAAAGATGCTAGCTGCGTGGAACCTTCTCTGAAGGGTGTTATGATGGTGAGTATCGGTGAACAACAGAGCGGGCCGTCAAGTCTATTAGCTAACCATTATCAATTCCACAGCCCGACACGACCACAAAGATGCCAGGGAAAACCGGCGTGGCAGGAGCCAGCTTGCTGTATAACGAATACATTGCCTACGACGTGTCACAAGTCCGCCTCCGTTACCTCTTCCGGGTTAAGATGTAGAAGTGTGCGCGTCTTAGGGACAATGAGCGATGGTGGGAGTATGGAGTTGGTGGCTATCTTGGCTTCATTTTGGGGACCGCAGCAGCGTCAATGTGTACAAGGTAAGGCGGGGGCGAAACGGTTTCGGTGAGCGGTAGAGCTAGGGATACATTTGCTAATATTGCGCCATGTGCTAATCAAATCAAACATGAACTAGTGAGTCGCAGGAGTACTGTGCTCTCACCTGTCGTGCGTGTTCCATCTGCAAGCATTGCCCTCAGTCCCAAAGTTCATGAATGATGCATGTTGTGAAGACGTCAGCGTGGTGGTTCGCATACTAAGTCTAGCTGCCAGGTTTACTTGATTTGTACCGTAATCAAACGTCCATAATGTAATCATTCTTTTAGTAGTTGGTTGACGCTTAGGAGGCTTCATCGTAGTAGGTTTCATAAGAAGTAAGTTCGATGGTAGTTTTTCACCAAGTACCATCAGGGTCCGCTGGCGTAATGGCAGCGCGTCTGACTACGATTTTCTAATCAATATATCaggaggttccaggttcGACCCCTGGGCGGATCGTTTTAAGTCCTCATCAGCTCTATGAAATCTCATTCAAGTTAATGATTATCTTTTTCCCCCCCGCCAGGCTAGCCCTGCCACTGCTGGTGGgcctccttggtctccttccCAGTCAAAGCTTACTAGGTTTAACCAACCAACACTTATCTTTAAAAGAAAACCTCTGTAGAATTTGTTTGgcggccccaagcttgcaCTCCCGAAACAAATTCCGCTTGCTACATTACCTATCGAGTAAAATGTACATCGCTGACGAGAATTGGCAGGCTCCTCCCCAATTCAGCCGAGCGATGTTGCTCCGGCTCCTGTAGCACTGGGATTCGATGGATTCAGCCGGCTCAAATGATAACGACTTTCACTTGGCTCATGACCCTCTCTCGTTAAAATAACTCGCACCAAAACAGGCATAATCATCATGGCTTGCCCGTAAGTTATGAATACAGTTCATGCGCCCTGACTCTACAATGTCCAGTAGCTAACCATTGGAATCTCTAGCACCCACATCCTCGTTACAGGCGCCACCGGCTTCATCGGCGCGCATGTTGTGGACACGCTGCTTTCCCGTGGCTTTAGGGTCAGGGGAACTACTCGGTCCAAAGCCAAAGGCGAGGCCATGTTGGCAGCTCGTCCTCGAGCCACCCAGGCATCTCGTCTTGACTGTGTCGTCATTGACGACTTTTTAGGGCCAGAGCTGGACCTTTCTTCAGCGTTGAAAGGTGGCATTGATGCCATCGTTCATGTGGCCTCCCCTTTCACATACGACACTCAAAATAACGAGGCAGAGCTGATACTACCTGCCATCAACGGTGTCAAGGCTGTCTTGTCTGCGGCCGCGGAAGCACAAACGGTGAAACGCGTGGTGATCACATCAAGCTTCGCTGCAGTacttgatgttgagagggcGCGGAAGGCGTCTCAGTACTTTACCTACACGGCGGACGACTGGAACTCCCTTACGTACGATGCAGCGGCCGATCCAAAGACAAGCGCGGTGGTGGCATATCGAGGGAGCAAGAAGTTTGCCGAACTGGCGGCGTGGGAATTTGTGAATAATTTCGAGTGtcgtgggggtgggttgagtTTTGACTTGGTCACCCTGTGTCCCCCCATGACGTTTGGGCCTGTGGTTCATCCCGTGGTTGGCGGGCCTTTGGGGCTAAATGATAGCAACAGCCAGCTGTGGAAGGTTGCGATTGCGAGCCAGCAAGGAAATGAGCTTCCTGTCGCGAGAGTCCCATTCTGGGTTGATGTAAGGGATCTGGCGCAGGCGCACGTCGAAGCACTCCTTCGGCCAGAAGCAGGGGGCAAACGGTACCTGGTTGCTTCCCAGGAGAGATTCACGTATGAAATGGCAGCCGAGATCATCGAGCACGAGTTTCCCAATTTTGTGAGACCAGAGGGAGCGCCAgtggtggagaggcaggTGGTCGACGAGAGCCACGGTATTGATGGCGAAACAGCGGCGAGGGAGCTGGGCATTTCATATCGCGCTTTTCGAGAGACAGTGGTGGACTTGATGAGGCAAGTTGGTGCAATGTAGGCAGGAGCAAACCACCCGCTGGCAATGCGACCCCTGTTCAGTACCCCACATCACGGGAATGGACATGACCTCATCGATCCCAGAGCACATGAAACCCGCAACCAAATCGTATTTTCTGGCTGCATCGCTGCGGCATCGCTGATCACCCGTGATACAGATGGACTTTTTCATGTCCACTTAGTGTACAATAACCCACCTCTCTGTCTTCTtaacaccaccgccatccgaAGTGAGCAGCTGGCAGTACACCGCGCTGCTGAACTGATCGACACCGGCCATGACGCCTACAGTGCTACCGCTACGTCGGGCCCTCGAGATTCCACACTATTCATTGGACACGGTGCCGGCAGCTGGTATTTTAGCCAGGCGGAGCCACCTGGTCGGAAGCTCTGTGTTGTTGTGCAACTGATCTTGCTCGCGTCGTTTCATGCCACCCTACCTTTGTCCACCAAGTTTGCCGCAGGCCATTGTCCCCTCAACGCGTCATTCACTCTGCTTCACATCTCGACCCGGCTATCTGCCCATACCACTGGCACTGCTCACCACCATGGCCCGCAAACCTGGATCCGTGTCCAAACAGGTGTCCAACCCCGAGTCTCCCATCCGCCCCCAGGTACTTCTTCGCCGCTCGAACCGCAATCTCGCCCAAAGCCAAAAGATgacagacgaggaggatgagtcCCGCGAGATTCAGGGAAAGATACTGGGCATCAGGAAGGGGGCCGACTCGGGGAATGCCACAGAGGCCACAGCTGAGGGTGTTCAGTCTTCGGGCAAAGAAGGGCTCAGGTTTGCCATTAAAGGTCTGGCTCGGATGGAGCGCCGGCTGCAGCGGGCGACAAAACGA
The sequence above is a segment of the Podospora pseudocomata strain CBS 415.72m chromosome 2 map unlocalized CBS415.72m_2, whole genome shotgun sequence genome. Coding sequences within it:
- a CDS encoding uncharacterized protein (COG:B; EggNog:ENOG503NVZC) is translated as MSASPRTQQKRTAHTCITCRARKVRCDGRKGTCTNCERLGFGCSYDEHTGVEVVQTDAAVSRIAIPRRRVRRACQNCHEKKARCSGSTPSCDRCTAQGLHCVYLPGKRSLPLASPATASAASATSAPPATAHPPDSPSYDDGHSGRSAFASGTASPAPASATRAEPEEDLVLRAFDAFFRHVHHIPKFSFLHRASLMERYHAGSLDRSLVLALIAITALLTDLGPGMGEYGSQCMEEAVSLCLAGLEKPSIVRLQALVIAVEHRIFSRRFSGAFMLHALASRFATALRLNYENPELCFLARESRRRLMWSLYMIDSSISAGQRDVALWPDAERQIHVHLPCNERNFEFDLPEATESLRPPPPEPGIGTAPMPDALGFMALHVRIQWMRARILQCTSQAASSWSQQDLTTLPLRCAELLAELEGFEERLPPSFKWSEGNLRLRTYSPRLGIFVMTHVWWRQCHLDLYRLFLEGLREALPRPMLQQLDPNLVARSRQGCYNHARAMADMFAQLLTLGSSVPVTDLDLPGCAYQCTRALYHGLQTGTGDLAFTLERVQELSAVCLRAAQQSTTGPAAASIQADIERIITHGLKLPEGAPDSPTRNSSDPAPVIKSAIDTRLAGHAQLTPDPAALYTFQPSVPATSAPSIALPSLAVTEPPIPAPVAPSHASGVTTGSNAFEEVLSGFTFGPELYGMDWSTFPTGWPNQQFTGSNM
- a CDS encoding uncharacterized protein (EggNog:ENOG503PBKZ) is translated as MNSLRSSSLPGARLRHNPIHSLSLRYLLIVPILLAIATAVVLFQHSDTNIYMLYSQCHARSRIPWLSHIPLLGTPSCFLVSFFGEAAASLRSSVILSVIFSFLAGLLTVSTVEAARICNAPSILIAYPTGLWLIFDLIGGAFVWELIIIPAFFHRSRAIITSRRQDLPTSDVPSSDPTFSEAMRHLTKTSETIAIPFAVAFGFIAPSILMLAHTSPVTVLIWLLFPLWTTFLRQSARKLTTLSLVKLNESWQETLHLESSTLGMVRVYLLPILCSVASHIFLLWTLSQPDDRKEMTRSTLKFITIDTFFVGLTVLYWILVEAGWRVAAMMVFTSVVLGPGAGVCLGWVYREATLNLAGASGSGVTVVAVGAGPGRREEGSEPGEGTPLLR
- a CDS encoding uncharacterized protein (EggNog:ENOG503P09X; COG:V); protein product: MACPTHILVTGATGFIGAHVVDTLLSRGFRVRGTTRSKAKGEAMLAARPRATQASRLDCVVIDDFLGPELDLSSALKGGIDAIVHVASPFTYDTQNNEAELILPAINGVKAVLSAAAEAQTVKRVVITSSFAAVLDVERARKASQYFTYTADDWNSLTYDAAADPKTSAVVAYRGSKKFAELAAWEFVNNFECRGGGLSFDLVTLCPPMTFGPVVHPVVGGPLGLNDSNSQLWKVAIASQQGNELPVARVPFWVDVRDLAQAHVEALLRPEAGGKRYLVASQERFTYEMAAEIIEHEFPNFVRPEGAPVVERQVVDESHGIDGETAARELGISYRAFRETVVDLMRQVGAM
- a CDS encoding uncharacterized protein (COG:K; COG:L; COG:O; EggNog:ENOG503NV42); amino-acid sequence: MPPKRAKKAAAAAAEPPLDGCKIALSGTFAGMTQSAVKAKAEAVGATVSTAVTEDTTHLVATEADFNKPSAKVTKAQTLGIPIVSFEWLSLSEQKNRKQAEDDFTLGGTASTKTSTSRKRAAVDSTPDTETVAPPAKKSKDGNAKVENGDVKVEDAPPEQKKAKQEKALGEGQVLKRKDTRIPIDDGCPFTSSVVYIDADGVIYDASLNQTNASNNNNKFYRIQLLVDPQGVYRTWTRWGRVGDHGQTQVPATGSLAEAIKQFEKKFKDKSGIAWANRGDNPKPGKYAFVERNYEDDSDDEDAAEDESKDKTRAGDWTPPKCSLDPAVQHLLELIFNQQYFANTMSDLNYDANKLPLGKLSKATITRGFQSLKDLSELLDDNTLAQSKYSMTYGNAVEQLSNTFYSLIPHNFGRNRPPVIHTQQMVKKEIELLESLSDMKNAAEIMKLDKVGNYDVHPLDKQYEGLKMKEMTVLDPATQEFAELNNYLVNTRGHTHNHSYQVENIFRIERQGEKDRFDASAFGKLNQNRRLLWHGSRATNFGGILSQGLRIAPPEAPVNGYMFDKGIYLADMASKSANYCCSYQSGNTALLLLCEAELGDPMQELLHSSYNAASEAKQKGMISTWGKGTNGPLAWKDASCVEPSLKGVMMPDTTTKMPGKTGVAGASLLYNEYIAYDVSQVRLRYLFRVKM